One part of the Solanum dulcamara chromosome 8, daSolDulc1.2, whole genome shotgun sequence genome encodes these proteins:
- the LOC129901428 gene encoding nuclear transcription factor Y subunit C-1-like: MDNNTHQSPNEAAAAAAAAAAAQSATYPPQTPYHHLLQQQQQQLQMFWTYQRQEIEQVNDFKNHQLPLARIKKIMKADEDVRMISAEAPVLFAKACELFILELTIRSWLHAEENKRRTLQKNDIAAAITRTDIFDFLVDIVPRDEIKDEGVGLGPGIVGSTASGVPYYYPPLGQPAPGGVMLGRPAVPGVDPSMYVHPPPSQAWQSVWQTADDNSYASGGSSGQGNLDGQI, translated from the coding sequence ATGGATAACAACACTCACCAATCGCCGAATGAGGCAGCGGCGGCGGCGGCAGCAGCAGCGGCGGCTCAATCAGCCACATATCCACCGCAGACACCATATCACCATCTCCttcaacaacaacagcagcagtTACAGATGTTTTGGACTTATCAACGTCAAGAAATCGAGCAAGTCAATGATTTCAAAAATCACCAACTTCCCCTAGCTCGTATCAAAAAGATCATGAAAGCTGATGAAGATGTTCGTATGATATCCGCTGAAGCTCCCGTTCTGTTCGCCAAAGCCTGTGAACTTTTCATTCTCGAACTCACAATCCGTTCGTGGCTTCACGCTGAGGAAAACAAGCGCAGGACTTTACAGAAGAATGATATCGCTGCGGCGATTACTCGTACTGATATTTTTGATTTCCTGGTTGACATCGTTCCTAGGGATGAGATTAAGGATGAGGGTGTTGGGCTTGGACCCGGAATTGTGGGTTCCACTGCTAGTGGTGTGCCGTACTATTACCCTCCATTGGGCCAGCCGGCTCCGGGTGGGGTGATGCTTGGTAGGCCTGCTGTTCCTGGGGTTGATCCGTCAATGTATGTGCACCCTCCACCGTCACAGGCGTGGCAATCTGTGTGGCAGACCGCTGACGATAATTCCTATGCTAGTGGAGGTAGCAGTGGACAGGGTAACCTTGATGGCCAAAT
- the LOC129899429 gene encoding CBS domain-containing protein CBSCBSPB5-like translates to MPMSQGGGSSSRRSISLTSSSSLVKKKAAADNGGGQPDSAHRKSISVSRSVGLTGERTVKRLRLSKALTIPDTTSIYEACRKMAARRVDALLLTDSNALLSGILTDKDIATRVIAPEVNIQETPVSKIMTKNPLFVLSDTLAVEALQKMVLGKFRHLPVVDNGEVIALLDIAKCLYDAIARLERAAEKGKAIAAAVEGVEKHWGPSASSNTFIEALRERMFRPSLSSIISENSKIVTVEPNDTVLATAKKMLECRTSSAIITVDNKPRGILTSKDLLMRVIAQDLSPESTLVERVMTPNPECASIDMPIVDALHTMHDGKFLHLPVVDKDGTVVSVLDVLHITHAAVATVGNSAGVNNEAANSMMQRFWDSAMALTPDDDDETRSENSLKLASEGTETGRSIPYLSSSQPNSFSFKIKDKKGRMHRFNCDIQNMTDLIAAIIQRVGDDIDRNNLPQILYEDEDHDKVVLASDVDLTAAVDHARSSGWKGLKLHLDYSGTTGGSLDYAHTESAWASAYSTVAAGAALVAGLGVLAFLRRSGN, encoded by the exons ATGCCGATGAGTCAAGGAGGAGGATCATCATCGAGGAGAAGCATATCGTTGACGAGCTCTTCTTCACTCGTTAAGAAGAAAGCAGCAGCGGATAATGGAGGAGGACAACCGGATTCTGCTCACCGGAAATCGATTTCTGTTTCTCGTTCCGT GGGACTGACTGGAGAGCGCACAGTGAAGAGACTGCGGCTGTCAAAAGCCCTAACAATACCTGATACTACAAGTATTTATGAAGCTTGCCGCAAGATGGCTGCTCGCAGAGTTGATGCTTTGTTGTTGACTGATTCAAATGCATTACTAAGTGGTATCCTGACCGATAAG GATATAGCAACAAGGGTTATTGCTCCAGAAGTTAATATACAGGAAACACCAGTTTCAAAGATTATGACGAAAAATCCTCTTTTTGTGCTTTCTGACACTCTTGCTGTGGAAGCTTTGCAGAAGATGGTGCTAG GAAAATTTAGACATTTGCCAGTTGTAGATAATGGAGAGGTTATTGCTTTGCTGGATATTGCAAAGTGCCTTTATGATGCGATTGCTCGCCTCGAAAGGGCAGCTGAGAAAGGAAAGGCCATTGCAGCTGCTGTTGAGGGAGTTGAAAAACACTGGGGGCCATCTG cAAGTTCCAATACATTTATAGAAGCACTTCGGGAGAGAATGTTCAGGCCTTCACTCTCTTCCATCATTTCTGAAAATTCAAA GATTGTTACAGTTGAACCAAATGATACTGTTTTAGCCACAGCCAAAAAGATGCTCGAATGTCGAACAAGCTCTGCAATCATAACAGTTGACAACAAACCACGAGGGATTTTAAC TTCAAAGGACTTATTGATGCGAGTCATAGCACAAGATCTTTCCCCTGAATCCACTCTCGTCGAGAGG GTAATGACCCCCAATCCAGAATGTGCTTCAATAGATATGCCTATTGTTGATGCTTTACATACAATGCATGACGGGAAATTTTTACACCTTCCTGTTGTTGATAAAG ATGGAACTGTTGTTTCTGTTCTTGATGTGCTTCATATCACTCATGCAGCTGTAGCCACG GTGGGGAACTCTGCTGGAGTAAATAATGAAGCTGCAAACTCGATGATGCAAAGATTTTGGGATTCCGCTATGGCATTGACTccagatgatgatgatgagacACGGAG TGAGAATTCTTTGAAATTGGCTTCTGAAGGGACAGAAACAGGAAGATCTATTCCCTATCTTTCATCTAGCCAGCCAAATAGTTTTTCATTCAAGATTAAAGACAAAAAGGGGAGGATGCACAGATTCAACTGTG ATATTCAGAACATGACAGATCTAATAGCTGCAATAATTCAGAGAGTGGGGGATGACATTGACCGAAACAATCTTCCTCAGATTCTG TATGAAGATGAGGATCATGACAAGGTTGTACTGGCATCAGATGTTGATCTTACAGCAGCTGTTGACCATGCAAGATCTTCAGGTTGGAAG GGGCTAAAATTGCACTTAGACTATTCAGGAACAACAGGCGGTAGTTTGGATTATGCTCATACTGAATCTGCATGGGCCTCAGCCTACAGCACTGTAGCAGCTGGTGCTGCATTAGTTGCGGGTTTAGGCGTATTAGCATTCTTAAGGAGATCCGGTAACTAA